One stretch of Weissella koreensis KACC 15510 DNA includes these proteins:
- a CDS encoding UDP-N-acetylglucosamine 1-carboxyvinyltransferase, translating into MKKLIIHGGRRLSGEVTIGGAKNSTVALIPASILADSVVNFDSVPDILDVYNLQIIMRSMNVQSSFSNGELMIDPTGIVEAELPSTAIKSLRASYYFMGSLLGRFGRAVVTFPGGDNIGPRPIDQHVKGFEALGAEVEYDNDTVRITDPNGLHGTRIYMDMVSVGATVNTILAAVKAEGTTILENAAKEPEITDLVTFLNNMGAKIRGAGTDTIRIVGVERLISNNVHTIIPDRIEAGTYLSMAAAQGDGVLVKNIIPEHLEAFIAKMVEAGVDLDVREDSIYVPKTEKFNAIKIKTTPFPGFATDLQQPITPLLTLADEESLITEEIYPERTRHIPELNKLGMDIDNYAHGLISIRPSTQLSGNVVAAAEIRAGAALVIGGLMSEGETVINNSEHILRGYDRLIHKITQLNGDIRIEETDEPMQ; encoded by the coding sequence ATGAAAAAGTTAATTATTCACGGCGGTCGCCGATTAAGTGGGGAAGTAACGATTGGTGGGGCAAAAAACTCAACCGTTGCTTTGATTCCGGCATCAATTTTGGCGGATTCAGTTGTTAATTTTGATAGTGTACCAGATATTTTGGATGTTTATAATCTCCAAATTATTATGCGTTCAATGAATGTACAATCAAGTTTTTCTAATGGAGAATTAATGATTGATCCAACAGGAATTGTAGAAGCTGAGTTACCATCAACGGCGATTAAAAGTCTCCGAGCTTCATATTATTTCATGGGATCATTGTTAGGTCGTTTTGGACGTGCCGTTGTAACGTTCCCTGGTGGCGATAATATTGGCCCTCGTCCAATTGATCAGCATGTTAAGGGATTTGAAGCTCTAGGTGCGGAAGTCGAATATGACAATGATACTGTACGTATTACAGATCCAAATGGGTTGCATGGGACACGTATCTATATGGATATGGTTTCGGTAGGAGCTACGGTTAACACAATTTTAGCAGCCGTTAAAGCTGAAGGAACTACGATTCTAGAAAATGCCGCTAAGGAACCAGAAATTACTGATTTGGTAACCTTTTTAAATAATATGGGTGCTAAAATTAGGGGGGCTGGAACGGATACAATTCGTATTGTAGGAGTTGAACGATTAATTTCGAACAACGTTCATACTATTATTCCAGATCGAATCGAGGCAGGGACTTATCTTTCAATGGCAGCTGCACAAGGGGATGGAGTTTTAGTTAAAAATATAATTCCAGAACATTTAGAGGCTTTTATTGCGAAAATGGTTGAAGCAGGGGTTGATCTAGATGTAAGAGAAGATAGTATTTATGTTCCTAAGACGGAAAAGTTTAATGCAATTAAAATTAAGACAACTCCTTTCCCAGGGTTTGCAACTGATTTGCAACAACCAATTACGCCTTTGTTAACATTAGCTGATGAAGAAAGTCTGATTACGGAAGAGATTTATCCAGAACGGACTCGTCATATTCCAGAATTGAACAAGTTGGGAATGGATATTGATAATTATGCGCATGGTTTGATTTCAATTCGACCTAGTACACAATTATCAGGAAATGTAGTTGCAGCTGCTGAAATTCGTGCTGGAGCAGCACTTGTTATTGGCGGATTAATGTCAGAAGGTGAAACAGTCATTAATAACTCAGAACACATTTTACGTGGTTACGATCGTTTGATTCATAAAATAACTCAATTAAATGGGGATATTCGAATTGAAGAAACAGATGAACCAATGCAATAA
- a CDS encoding CTP synthase, protein MATKYVFVTGGVVSSLGKGIVAASLGRLLKNRGFKIAVQKFDPYINIDPGTMSPYQHGETFVTEDGLETDLDLGHYERFIDINLNKYSNITSGRIYSEVLEKERNGDYDGATVQVIPHITNALKEKMMRAAETTDADIVITEVGGTVGDIESLPFIEALRQMKREVGAENVFYIHTSLIPFLRAAGEMKTKPTQHSVSELRSLGIQPDMLVVRTEQPISQEMREKLALFTDVAPEAVIESLDVDVLYEIVNNMQAQGMDDVVLNHLGLQAAPADLTNWTEMIDKIKNLSNHIKITLVGKYADLQDAYISVNEALRSGGYAIDTEVEINALNSEKVNEDNVKELLSDADGIIVPGGFGPRGTEGKILSIQYARENNVPFLGVCLGMQLATVEFARNVLGHSQANSIELDENTDTPVIALMDDQKEITKRGGTLRLGLYPAALKEGTQTREIYGTDEVQQRHRHRFEFNTQYRAEFEAAGMVFAGVSPDDRLMEVIELPSNDFFIAAQYHPEFISRPNRPEPLYAAFIKAALNNH, encoded by the coding sequence ATGGCGACGAAATATGTTTTTGTGACTGGTGGTGTGGTTTCATCGCTAGGAAAAGGAATTGTAGCAGCTTCACTAGGACGCTTATTGAAAAATCGCGGATTCAAAATTGCGGTACAAAAATTTGATCCGTATATCAATATTGATCCTGGAACAATGTCACCATATCAACATGGTGAAACCTTCGTAACGGAAGATGGTCTTGAAACTGATTTGGATTTGGGTCATTATGAACGATTTATTGACATTAACTTGAATAAATATTCAAACATTACTTCAGGTCGAATTTATTCTGAAGTCTTGGAAAAAGAACGAAATGGTGATTATGATGGAGCTACGGTTCAAGTAATTCCACATATTACTAATGCTTTGAAGGAAAAAATGATGCGTGCTGCTGAAACAACAGATGCTGACATTGTGATTACCGAAGTTGGTGGTACTGTTGGTGATATTGAATCACTTCCATTTATTGAAGCTTTGCGCCAAATGAAGCGTGAAGTTGGAGCCGAAAACGTCTTTTATATTCATACTTCATTAATTCCATTCTTGCGAGCAGCTGGTGAAATGAAGACTAAACCAACACAACATTCTGTATCAGAATTGCGTTCATTGGGAATTCAACCTGATATGTTGGTTGTACGGACTGAACAACCTATTTCACAAGAAATGCGTGAAAAATTGGCTTTGTTTACTGACGTGGCACCTGAGGCAGTAATCGAGTCATTGGACGTTGATGTTTTGTATGAAATTGTTAATAATATGCAAGCTCAAGGAATGGATGATGTGGTTTTGAATCATCTTGGACTTCAAGCTGCACCAGCTGACTTAACTAATTGGACGGAAATGATTGATAAGATTAAAAACTTATCAAACCACATCAAAATTACCTTGGTTGGTAAGTATGCTGATTTGCAGGATGCCTACATTTCAGTAAATGAAGCTTTACGTTCAGGTGGATATGCGATTGATACAGAGGTTGAGATCAACGCTTTGAATTCTGAAAAAGTAAATGAAGATAATGTTAAAGAGCTTTTGAGTGATGCTGATGGAATCATAGTACCTGGGGGATTTGGTCCTCGTGGAACTGAAGGAAAGATTTTGTCGATTCAATATGCTCGTGAAAATAACGTACCTTTCTTAGGAGTATGTTTAGGTATGCAGTTGGCAACTGTTGAATTTGCCCGTAACGTACTAGGACATTCACAAGCAAATTCAATTGAGCTTGATGAGAACACTGATACACCTGTTATTGCTTTGATGGACGACCAAAAGGAAATCACAAAACGTGGTGGAACTTTGCGTTTGGGATTGTATCCAGCTGCTTTGAAGGAAGGAACTCAAACTAGGGAAATTTATGGTACTGATGAAGTACAACAACGTCATCGGCACCGTTTCGAGTTCAACACGCAATATCGTGCTGAATTTGAAGCAGCCGGAATGGTTTTTGCGGGGGTTTCACCTGATGATCGTTTGATGGAAGTTATTGAATTACCAAGCAATGATTTCTTCATTGCTGCTCAATATCATCCAGAATTTATCTCACGTCCAAATCGACCTGAGCCATTGTATGCAGCATTTATTAAAGCTGCTTTGAATAATCATTAA
- the rpoE gene encoding DNA-directed RNA polymerase subunit delta → MALSKFDNQKKSELSMIEVAREILHERHETVDFYDLLKQVSEYIGQSADELEKRTSQFYTDLNIDGSFISLGDNVWGLRSWYPFDSINEEIHLDLEEEAATKKKKKATKKAAALLDTDDDDVVGWDDDPEEDDFEEEPTPADETVATVDVEVETDDDDDDDAVAKSDEFEVSNGIGDDISGIGKDVDDDYGSGDIEK, encoded by the coding sequence TTGGCATTATCAAAATTTGACAATCAGAAAAAATCAGAACTTTCAATGATCGAAGTGGCACGTGAGATACTACACGAGCGTCATGAGACTGTTGATTTTTATGATTTATTGAAACAAGTATCAGAATATATTGGTCAGAGCGCCGATGAGCTCGAAAAGCGAACATCACAATTTTATACAGATTTAAATATCGACGGATCTTTTATTTCTTTGGGTGATAATGTTTGGGGACTTCGTTCATGGTATCCATTTGATTCAATTAATGAAGAAATCCATTTGGACCTTGAAGAAGAAGCTGCCACAAAGAAGAAAAAGAAGGCAACTAAGAAAGCTGCGGCTTTGTTGGATACCGATGACGATGATGTTGTTGGCTGGGATGATGATCCTGAAGAAGATGACTTCGAAGAAGAACCAACACCAGCTGATGAAACTGTTGCAACTGTTGATGTTGAAGTTGAGACAGATGATGACGACGATGACGACGCGGTCGCCAAAAGTGATGAATTTGAAGTTTCAAATGGTATCGGTGACGATATCTCTGGAATTGGCAAAGACGTCGATGATGATTATGGATCAGGGGACATTGAAAAGTAA
- the rfbD gene encoding dTDP-4-dehydrorhamnose reductase has product MKYLITGAHGQLGQELQKILKERNLTFVAFDSNELDITDRLAVMSVFETEKPDVVLHAAAYTKVDLAEDEGRSLNWKVNVEGTKNIADAAKQYNAKLVAVSTDYVFDGMNNDEYQETDSVNPKNAYGRAKLAGELAVIESGASSYIVRTSWVFGEFGPNFVYTMKRLAENHPKLTVVNDQLGRPTWTRTLAEFMLHLINSKSEYGIYNLSNDDTATWFEFAEEILKNLPVEVMPVTSDQFPQKAYRPKHSVMSLEKAKLTGFEIPTWRDALATFLSEI; this is encoded by the coding sequence ATGAAGTATTTAATTACAGGAGCTCATGGACAGCTAGGCCAAGAATTACAAAAAATTTTGAAGGAACGAAACCTGACATTTGTGGCATTTGATTCTAATGAGTTAGATATTACTGATCGTCTCGCAGTTATGAGTGTTTTTGAAACAGAAAAACCAGATGTAGTACTACATGCTGCTGCTTATACAAAAGTTGATTTGGCAGAAGATGAAGGACGTTCTCTCAATTGGAAAGTTAACGTAGAAGGTACAAAAAATATTGCTGACGCTGCTAAACAATATAATGCTAAATTGGTTGCTGTTTCTACAGATTATGTCTTTGATGGAATGAATAATGATGAATATCAAGAGACGGATTCAGTAAATCCCAAAAACGCTTATGGACGTGCTAAATTAGCTGGTGAATTAGCTGTTATTGAGAGTGGTGCTTCGTCTTATATAGTTCGAACAAGTTGGGTATTTGGTGAGTTTGGGCCTAATTTCGTTTATACAATGAAGAGATTGGCAGAGAACCATCCTAAATTAACAGTGGTAAATGATCAGCTGGGGCGACCAACATGGACAAGGACACTAGCAGAATTTATGCTACATTTAATTAACTCTAAATCAGAATATGGTATTTATAATTTATCAAATGATGATACTGCCACTTGGTTTGAATTTGCTGAAGAAATTTTGAAAAATTTGCCAGTTGAAGTTATGCCGGTTACTAGTGATCAGTTTCCACAAAAAGCGTATCGCCCAAAGCATTCGGTAATGAGTTTAGAGAAAGCGAAGTTGACTGGTTTTGAGATACCAACTTGGCGTGATGCATTAGCAACTTTCTTATCTGAGATATAA
- the rfbB gene encoding dTDP-glucose 4,6-dehydratase produces MTEYKNILVTGGAGFIGANFVRYIVAEHPDVVVTVLDKLTYAGNKENLAGLPEDRVKLVIGDIADAPLVDKLVAETDAVIHYAAESHNDNSLKDPSPFVQTNIIGTYTLIEAARKYNKRFHHVSTDEVYGDLPLREDLPGKGEGVGEKFTPESQYRPSSPYSSTKASSDLLVRAWVRSFGLKATISNTSNNYGPYQHIEKFIPRQVTNIISGIKPKLYGSGKNVRDWIHTYDHATAVWAILNNGKIGETYLVGADGEKDNITVLHTILKDMGKDENDFDFVQDRSGHDLRYAIDATKIREELGWAPKFTDFETGLSDTINWYKNNRSWWEAEKAEVEAKYAQNNQ; encoded by the coding sequence ATGACTGAGTACAAGAATATTTTAGTAACAGGGGGAGCTGGATTTATTGGAGCGAACTTTGTACGTTATATCGTAGCGGAGCATCCAGATGTGGTTGTAACCGTTCTTGATAAATTAACTTACGCTGGAAACAAGGAAAATCTTGCTGGATTACCTGAAGATCGAGTTAAATTGGTGATTGGGGATATCGCAGATGCACCATTAGTTGATAAATTAGTGGCTGAAACAGATGCAGTTATTCATTATGCTGCAGAAAGTCACAATGATAATTCATTGAAAGATCCATCACCATTCGTACAGACCAATATTATTGGGACTTATACTTTAATTGAAGCAGCACGGAAATATAATAAACGTTTTCATCATGTTTCAACTGATGAAGTTTATGGTGATTTACCTTTGCGTGAAGATTTACCAGGTAAAGGAGAAGGTGTTGGCGAAAAATTCACTCCTGAATCACAATATCGGCCCTCAAGTCCGTATTCATCAACAAAAGCTAGCTCAGATTTGCTTGTTCGCGCTTGGGTTCGCTCGTTTGGGTTGAAAGCTACAATCTCTAATACTTCTAACAATTATGGACCTTATCAACACATTGAAAAATTCATTCCACGTCAAGTGACAAATATTATTTCAGGAATTAAGCCTAAATTATATGGTTCTGGAAAAAATGTACGTGATTGGATTCATACTTATGATCACGCTACGGCTGTGTGGGCCATTTTGAACAACGGAAAGATTGGAGAAACTTATCTGGTTGGAGCCGATGGCGAAAAGGATAACATTACTGTATTACATACTATTTTAAAAGACATGGGCAAAGATGAAAATGACTTTGATTTCGTGCAAGATCGTTCAGGACATGATTTACGTTATGCTATTGATGCTACTAAAATTCGTGAAGAATTAGGGTGGGCTCCTAAATTTACCGACTTTGAGACTGGATTATCTGATACTATCAATTGGTATAAAAATAATCGATCATGGTGGGAAGCTGAAAAGGCCGAAGTTGAGGCTAAATACGCACAAAATAATCAATAA
- a CDS encoding dTDP-4-dehydrorhamnose 3,5-epimerase family protein, which yields MTDNFFEKALAGHPIEEIPGMIEFDIPVHGDNRGWFKENFQKEKMIPLGFPKKFFKEDKLQNNISLSRKGVLRGLHAEPWDKYISIADNGRVLGSWVDLREGDSFGHVYQTVIDASKGIYIPRGVANGFQVLSETVSYAYLVNDYWALELKPKYAFVNYADPELGIIWDDVDNAEVSEADKNHPLLKDVVPLNREQL from the coding sequence ATGACTGACAACTTTTTTGAAAAAGCATTAGCAGGTCATCCAATTGAAGAAATACCTGGTATGATCGAGTTTGATATTCCGGTCCATGGTGATAATCGTGGTTGGTTTAAAGAAAACTTTCAGAAGGAAAAAATGATACCTTTAGGGTTCCCAAAGAAATTTTTTAAAGAAGATAAACTTCAAAATAATATTTCTTTATCACGTAAGGGAGTGTTGAGAGGATTACATGCTGAACCTTGGGATAAGTATATCTCAATAGCTGATAATGGACGGGTACTTGGTTCTTGGGTTGATTTACGTGAAGGGGACTCATTTGGTCACGTATATCAAACAGTAATTGATGCTAGTAAGGGAATTTATATTCCCCGTGGTGTCGCTAATGGGTTCCAAGTTTTAAGTGAGACAGTTTCATATGCTTATTTGGTCAATGATTACTGGGCATTAGAATTAAAGCCAAAGTATGCCTTTGTTAACTATGCTGATCCTGAACTTGGTATTATATGGGATGATGTTGATAATGCTGAAGTAAGTGAGGCCGATAAGAATCATCCATTATTGAAGGATGTTGTGCCGCTTAACAGAGAACAATTATAA
- the rfbA gene encoding glucose-1-phosphate thymidylyltransferase RfbA, translating to MKGIILAGGSGTRLYPITKATSKQLVPIYDKPMIYYPLSVLMLAGIKEILLISTPEYVDQFQELFGDGHNIGLDIQYAIQDEPRGLADAFIIGAYFIGNDNVALVLGDNIFYGAGLSKQLQEAATKKSGATVFGYQVKDPERFGVVDFDENGKALSIVEKPDQPKSNYAVTGLYFYDNDVVKIASEVKPSDRGEIEISDINQAYLDRGDLEVQVMGRGYAWLDTGTHDSLLEASSFIATIQKQQNLKVASLEEIAYRMGYIDIVQLEKLAQPLKKNDYGQYLLKIVEEEG from the coding sequence ATGAAAGGTATTATCCTAGCCGGAGGATCCGGAACACGTCTTTATCCAATTACTAAGGCAACAAGTAAACAACTTGTGCCTATTTATGACAAACCAATGATTTATTATCCACTATCAGTGTTAATGCTAGCAGGAATTAAAGAGATATTATTAATTTCGACACCAGAATACGTTGACCAGTTCCAAGAATTATTCGGTGATGGTCATAATATCGGTTTAGATATTCAGTATGCAATTCAAGATGAGCCACGCGGCTTAGCAGACGCTTTTATTATTGGAGCATATTTTATTGGTAATGATAATGTTGCTTTGGTATTAGGAGACAATATCTTCTATGGTGCTGGTCTTTCAAAGCAATTACAAGAAGCAGCTACTAAAAAATCAGGGGCTACAGTATTTGGATATCAGGTTAAAGACCCAGAACGGTTTGGGGTAGTAGATTTTGACGAAAACGGGAAGGCTTTATCAATTGTTGAAAAGCCGGATCAACCAAAGTCTAATTATGCCGTGACTGGTCTATATTTCTATGATAATGACGTTGTTAAAATTGCTAGTGAGGTTAAGCCATCAGATCGTGGAGAAATTGAAATTTCTGATATTAATCAAGCCTATCTTGACCGAGGTGACCTAGAAGTTCAGGTAATGGGGCGTGGGTATGCTTGGTTAGATACTGGAACCCATGATTCATTGTTAGAAGCTTCATCATTTATTGCAACGATTCAAAAGCAACAGAATTTAAAAGTGGCTTCACTTGAAGAGATTGCTTATCGCATGGGTTATATTGATATTGTTCAATTAGAAAAATTGGCACAACCGTTAAAGAAAAATGATTATGGACAATATTTGTTAAAAATTGTTGAGGAAGAGGGTTAG
- a CDS encoding glycosyltransferase — protein sequence MLVGSGSLQNDIIQKIYNLGISDRVKFLGSQKDVKGLLMASDLMLMPSLYEGLPFSAVEAQAAGLPLVVSKEAFTSEVNIINKISYLSNSESDKEWAKNIDDMIFDNSSSDRNLDNDIVGQSKFGFDKTVSEILSFY from the coding sequence ATTCTTGTTGGTTCAGGAAGTTTACAAAATGATATTATCCAGAAAATATATAATTTGGGTATTTCAGATAGAGTTAAATTTTTAGGTAGTCAAAAAGACGTTAAGGGGTTATTAATGGCCTCAGATTTAATGCTTATGCCTTCGTTATATGAAGGACTACCTTTTTCAGCCGTAGAAGCGCAAGCTGCTGGATTACCATTAGTTGTTTCTAAGGAGGCATTCACGAGTGAGGTGAATATTATTAATAAAATTTCATACTTGTCTAATTCTGAATCTGATAAAGAATGGGCCAAAAATATAGATGATATGATCTTTGATAATTCTTCGTCAGATAGAAATCTAGATAATGATATTGTGGGACAATCTAAATTTGGATTTGATAAAACAGTTAGTGAAATATTATCATTTTATTAA
- a CDS encoding glycosyltransferase, which translates to MTPNRGGTETFSMNLFNALRKKYKSVDITFLNIWKEDIAYKNEIIENGGHILNYQMPTGIKNMVFGHNLAKKLFSVYKFDAIHINANYLLPSFFAIAAKNSGVTKVIFHAHNTSYGNRSFLKKSILKSIAILQRKKLNNKNIQLLAASTEAGNWMFRKLDFTVITNGIEVEKFNFDRDIRNEVRRNLNIPEDSKVIISVARIEYQKNHEKIISIFNELYYKKNII; encoded by the coding sequence ATGACACCTAATAGAGGTGGGACTGAAACTTTTTCTATGAATTTATTTAATGCATTAAGAAAAAAGTATAAAAGTGTAGATATAACTTTTTTAAATATTTGGAAAGAAGATATTGCGTATAAAAATGAAATAATTGAAAATGGTGGACATATTTTAAATTATCAAATGCCTACAGGAATAAAAAATATGGTTTTTGGACATAATCTTGCCAAAAAATTATTTTCAGTTTATAAATTTGATGCTATACACATAAATGCTAATTATTTATTGCCTTCTTTTTTCGCTATAGCTGCCAAAAATAGTGGGGTAACTAAAGTTATATTTCATGCACACAATACATCTTATGGGAATAGAAGCTTTTTAAAAAAATCTATTTTAAAAAGTATAGCGATATTACAAAGAAAAAAGTTAAATAATAAAAATATCCAGTTGTTAGCTGCTAGTACTGAAGCGGGTAATTGGATGTTTCGAAAATTAGACTTTACTGTAATAACGAATGGAATTGAGGTTGAGAAATTTAATTTTGATAGAGATATTAGAAATGAAGTTAGAAGGAATCTTAATATTCCTGAAGACTCTAAGGTTATAATATCAGTTGCTAGAATTGAGTATCAGAAGAATCACGAGAAAATTATAAGTATATTTAATGAATTATATTATAAAAAAAATATTATTTAA
- a CDS encoding glycosyltransferase family 2 protein gives MNRSNVSVVMSTYNGDRYLENQLDSILNQKFDNQKFDLKIYIRDDGSKDNTQDIIDKYVNNYPNTIKQIDRNSPNIGVKRSFFKLLKLVDGDYYFFSDQDDIWLPNKLREFLAVFHLHENGIPVGVYSDLWVADAKGVSTGQRMKENLSIGKYENVLSKLLNRNLVTGASFAINKKTVNYIRTVNDETFDKVNMHDAFIALLIAMTGNLMFIDKPLVNYRQHGNNVIGVSTKSRETTLSKLLQINKLKQVKKQQILNFYLVSKLFKDDVIDNNEKLAATIDKYVNSRNFITKFKILFPIRRLLSRKNPNFSLLFYALLIKLSKSELKVN, from the coding sequence ATGAATAGATCAAATGTATCTGTTGTTATGTCTACCTATAACGGAGACCGTTATTTAGAAAATCAATTAGATAGTATTTTAAATCAAAAGTTTGATAATCAAAAATTTGATTTAAAAATATATATACGGGATGATGGGTCTAAAGATAATACACAAGATATTATTGATAAATATGTTAATAATTATCCCAATACTATAAAACAAATAGATAGGAATAGCCCTAATATAGGAGTTAAAAGATCATTTTTTAAACTACTTAAATTAGTTGATGGAGATTATTATTTTTTCTCTGATCAAGATGATATATGGTTACCAAATAAATTAAGAGAATTTTTAGCAGTATTTCATCTTCATGAAAATGGCATTCCCGTTGGTGTATATTCTGACTTATGGGTAGCTGATGCTAAAGGAGTCAGCACAGGTCAAAGGATGAAAGAAAATTTATCTATTGGTAAATATGAGAATGTGTTATCAAAATTATTGAATCGAAATTTGGTAACTGGAGCTAGCTTTGCTATAAATAAAAAAACAGTAAATTATATTAGGACAGTAAATGATGAAACTTTCGATAAAGTAAATATGCATGATGCTTTCATAGCGTTGTTAATAGCTATGACTGGTAATTTAATGTTTATTGATAAGCCATTAGTAAATTATAGGCAACACGGAAATAATGTTATAGGAGTGAGCACAAAATCTAGAGAAACAACATTATCCAAATTACTGCAAATAAATAAATTAAAGCAAGTTAAAAAGCAACAAATATTAAACTTTTATCTTGTTTCAAAGTTATTTAAAGATGATGTAATAGATAACAATGAAAAATTAGCGGCGACTATTGATAAATATGTAAATAGCAGAAATTTTATAACTAAATTTAAGATTTTATTCCCCATAAGAAGATTATTATCTCGTAAAAATCCAAATTTTAGTTTGTTGTTTTATGCTCTTTTAATTAAGCTGTCTAAGTCAGAATTAAAGGTTAACTGA
- a CDS encoding glycosyltransferase family 92 protein has translation MRYKQEMPRIKRILLRRIHDCVGVYHHLKILIKYGLYKSYQRVHDNNILKEFEHQLGVVAIVKNESPYLKEWIEFHKLVGVDIFYIYDNESDDNIMEVLQPYIDQGLVKYKFIKGKKQQLAVYNEAIEQYRNDVRWLAIIDADEFIVPVEKENILDMMNSLDISFSQILVGWLIYGSNGLKKKPKGLVTDNFKYHARSEFIADYKPILNPRLVLKVGSPHWATIIGKTIDENGKRIWNYPYHTKIYAEPASKNKIRINHYYSKSLEEFIKKSKRGYADNGSSDRLARDMDAFHEHDQNYVTDTVINKYSDMLHKRLNISEDDRSDISIK, from the coding sequence ATGAGATATAAACAAGAGATGCCCAGGATTAAGAGAATCTTGCTTAGAAGAATTCATGATTGTGTCGGTGTTTATCACCATTTAAAAATATTAATCAAATATGGATTATATAAGAGCTATCAACGTGTCCACGACAATAATATTCTAAAAGAATTTGAACATCAGCTAGGTGTTGTGGCTATAGTTAAAAATGAATCTCCATACTTAAAGGAATGGATTGAATTTCATAAATTAGTAGGAGTTGATATTTTCTATATATATGATAATGAATCAGATGATAACATTATGGAAGTTTTGCAACCGTATATTGATCAAGGATTAGTAAAATATAAGTTCATAAAAGGTAAAAAGCAACAATTGGCTGTTTATAACGAAGCTATTGAGCAATACAGAAATGATGTGAGATGGTTGGCAATTATTGATGCCGATGAATTTATTGTTCCTGTTGAGAAAGAAAACATTTTAGACATGATGAATTCTTTGGATATATCGTTTTCTCAAATTTTAGTTGGTTGGTTGATATATGGATCAAACGGTTTAAAAAAGAAGCCAAAAGGCTTAGTAACTGACAACTTCAAATATCATGCTAGATCAGAGTTTATCGCAGACTATAAACCAATTTTAAATCCAAGATTAGTATTAAAAGTTGGGTCACCTCATTGGGCTACTATAATTGGAAAAACTATTGATGAAAATGGTAAACGAATATGGAACTATCCTTATCATACAAAAATTTATGCTGAACCTGCTTCTAAAAATAAAATTAGAATAAATCATTATTATTCTAAATCACTGGAAGAATTTATAAAAAAAAGTAAACGTGGATATGCTGATAATGGAAGTTCTGATAGATTGGCTAGAGATATGGATGCGTTTCATGAGCATGATCAAAATTATGTAACAGACACAGTTATAAATAAATATAGTGATATGTTACACAAAAGATTAAATATAAGTGAAGATGATCGATCAGATATAAGTATTAAATAA